A window of the Alnus glutinosa chromosome 4, dhAlnGlut1.1, whole genome shotgun sequence genome harbors these coding sequences:
- the LOC133866050 gene encoding uncharacterized protein LOC133866050, whose product MAPHTRNQGNLHENENSENVGNPTPNGNPETLTALAAQLVDLLKMGANANREVRQNEEEQRGCNFEQFNKQHPPSYEGLPDAVAAENWVLQMEKLMEVMCCTNEQMVSYATFKLTAEAELRLAKAQEFTDLVQGSSTVEQYAARSIELSRFAPYLVPTEDLKARKFKRGLQPRIMNQVVAFEIGNLTELVNKAAVVERTLNINAEHFNHRKRSAPQESRYGGNSHDHNKRRFNPTGGRNTAHQQPHHQGGGGQRPICQTCGKMHYGRCRLGQPGCYRCGGPGHLAKDCRAPANNPTNQNRPVEQRNTAPTRVYALTLGDAAALNEVVTGTLLISFSQATVLFDSGATHSFVSYSFSRDCNLMSEWLDVDLAIATPVGKTVVCTSVVRNCPISVQGHVMPANLVIFEMSGFDVILGIDWFSIYHACVDCFCKEVVFRPPGAAEFKIQGNRGFNLPKLVSAMQATRLLKQGCSGFLACVTKEAPEAMLEGIPIVRDFMDVFPEELPGLPPYREIEFTIDLLPVTGPISKAPYRMAPLELRELKEQLQELLDRGFIRPSVSPWGAPVLFVKKKDGSMRLCIDYRELNKITVKNKYPLPRIDDLFDQLHGSQVFSKIDLRSGYHQLKIKEKDIQKTAFRTRYGHYEFLVMPFGLTNAPAAFMDMMNRTFRELVDRCVVVFIDDILIYSKSRDIEYLEET is encoded by the exons ATGGCACCCCACACTCGCAACCAAGGGAACCTCCACGAGAACGAGAATAGCGAAAATGTGGGAAACCCGACGCCAAACGGAAACCCCGAGACTTTGACCGCATTGGCTGCTCAACTGGTGGACCTACTGAAGATGGGTGCAAATGCTAACCGAGAGGTGAGACAGAATGAAGAAGAACAACGGGGTTGTAATTTTGAACAATTCAATAAGCAACACCCCCCTAGTTATGAAGGACTTCCGGATGCGGTGGCTGCAGAGAACTGGGTATTGCAGATGGAGAAGCTAATGGAGGTTATGTGTTGTACGAATGAACAGATGGTCAGTTATGCTACTTTCAAGTTAACAGCTGAAGCAGAAC TTCGGCTGGCTAAGGCACAAGAATTTACAGACCTGGTGCAAGGGTCGTCGACAGTGGAGCAATATGCAGCAAGGTCCATAGAACTATCACGGTTCGCGCCCTACTTAGTACCCACGGAAGACCTAAAGGCAAGAAAGTTCAAAAGGGGTTTACAGCCAAGGATCATGAATCAGGTGGTTGCATTCGAAATTGGAAATCTAACGGAACTTGTCAACAAAGCGGCGGTGGTGGAGCGGACACTGAATATCAATGCAGAGCACTTCAACCATAGAAAGAGGAGTGCTCCACAAGAGAGTCGTTATGGTGGAAATTCCCATGATCACAACAAAAGAAGATTCAACCCAACGGGTGGAAGAAACACGGCTCATCAGCAGCCCCATCATCAGGGAGGAGGTGGACAACGCCCTATATGCCAGACTTGTGGGAAAATGCATTATGGGAGATGCCGACTCGGACAGCCGGGTTGTTATCGGTGTGGTGGACCAGGACACCTCGCTAAGGATTGCAGGGCCCCTGCCAATAATCCAACCAATCAGAATCGCCCAGTGGAACAACGGAATACTGCGCCTACACGTGTATATGCCCTGACTCTAGGTGATGCTGCTGCGTTAAACGAAGTAGTGACAGGTACACTTTTGATTTCATTCAGCCAGGCTACTGTGCTCTTTGACTCTGGTGCAACGCATTCATTTGTGTCATACTCTTTTTCCCGAGACTGTAATTTGATGTCTGAATGGTTGGATGTAGACCTAGCAATAGCTACCCCTGTAGGGAAAACTGTAGTGTGTACTTCCGTAGTTAGAAACTGCCCTATTTCCGTACAAGGACATGTCATGCCGGCTAACcttgttatttttgagatgAGCGGGTTTGACGTGATCCTAGGTATAGATTGGTTTTCCATTTATCATGCTTGTGTCGATTGTTTTTGCAAGGAAGTAGTGTTCAGACCACCAGGAGCAGCAGAATTCAAAATTCAAGGGAATAGGGGTTTTAACTTACCCAAGCTAGTATCAGCAATGCAAGCGACTCGGCTTTTGAAGCAAGGGTGTTCGGGATTCTTGGCGTGTGTGACAAAAGAAGCACCAGAAGCAATGCTCGAGGGGATACCTATCGTGCGGGATTTTATGGATGTGTTTCCGGAGGAACTACCTGGGTTACCTCCCTACAGAGAGATCGAGTTTACAATAGACTTATTACCGGTCACGGGACCTATATCCAAGGCACCGTACCGGATGGCACCACTCGAACTGAGAGAGTTGAAAGAGCAGTTGCAAGAACTCCTAGACAGAGGATTCATTCGCCCAAGTGTATCTCCTTGGGGAGCGCCCGTTTTATTTGTGAAGAAAAAGGATGGATCGATGAGGTTGTGTATCGACTATAGGGAATTGAACAAGATAACCGTCAAGAACAAATACCCGCTACCAAGAATTGATGACCTTTTTGATCAATTACACGGTTCCCAAGTATTCTCTAAGATCGACCTAAGGTCCGGATACCATCAACTCAAGATTAAGGAAAAAGATATCCAAAAAACAGCATTCAGAACGCGTTACGGGCACTACGAGTTCCTGGTGATGCCGTTCGGACTAACCAATGCGCCAGCCGCATTCATGGACATGATGAATCGAACCTTTCGAGAACTCGTTGATAGGTGTGTGGTGGTATTTATTGatgatatattaatttattCGAAGAGTCGAGATATTGAGTATCTTGAGGAAACATAA